From the genome of Streptomyces sp. V1I1, one region includes:
- a CDS encoding oxidoreductase, whose amino-acid sequence MTSMGKTRRTVSVGLCAAAVAAALAAPAQAAEQSGSGVGSAKGPSWSLKDTGADVRFRGLAAVSRKAAWVAGSKGTVLRTADGGGSWRNVSPPGAGELEFRDIEAFDSRRAVVLAIGEGEASRVFRTEDGGASWTESFRNTDPKAFYDCVTFFDSRHGLAMSDPVDGKYRILSTGDGGKSWKVLPDAGMPAALPGEAAFAASGQCLVSSGPKDVWLATGGGATARVLHSADRGLNWTVAESTVPAGDPARGVFGLAFRDRAHGIAVGGDYRAGQASPDAGAVSGDGGRSWQQSKTPPPAYRSGVAWLPHSRSAALAVGPTGTDLTLDGGRSWRTVDTGSYDTVDCTPDFGCWASGEKGRVARLEF is encoded by the coding sequence ATGACGTCCATGGGGAAGACGAGACGAACGGTGTCGGTGGGACTGTGCGCGGCGGCGGTGGCCGCGGCGCTGGCCGCACCGGCGCAGGCGGCCGAGCAGAGCGGTAGTGGTGTGGGCAGCGCGAAAGGGCCGAGCTGGAGCCTGAAGGACACCGGTGCCGACGTACGGTTCAGGGGCCTCGCGGCCGTCAGCCGCAAAGCCGCCTGGGTCGCGGGCTCGAAGGGCACCGTGCTGCGCACCGCGGACGGCGGCGGCAGCTGGCGGAACGTCTCCCCGCCGGGGGCGGGCGAGCTGGAGTTCCGCGACATCGAGGCATTCGACAGCCGGCGCGCGGTGGTGCTGGCAATTGGGGAGGGCGAGGCGTCCCGGGTCTTCCGCACCGAGGACGGCGGGGCGAGCTGGACGGAGTCCTTCCGCAATACCGACCCGAAGGCCTTCTACGACTGCGTCACCTTCTTCGACAGCCGGCACGGCCTCGCCATGAGCGACCCGGTGGACGGCAAGTACCGCATCCTGTCCACCGGCGACGGCGGAAAGTCATGGAAGGTGCTGCCGGATGCCGGTATGCCGGCGGCGCTGCCGGGCGAGGCGGCCTTCGCCGCCAGCGGCCAGTGCCTGGTCAGCTCCGGGCCGAAGGACGTCTGGCTGGCGACCGGCGGCGGCGCCACCGCGCGCGTGCTGCACTCGGCCGACCGCGGCCTGAACTGGACCGTCGCCGAATCGACCGTCCCGGCCGGGGACCCGGCGCGTGGGGTCTTCGGGCTCGCCTTCCGTGACCGTGCTCATGGCATCGCCGTCGGCGGCGACTACCGCGCCGGCCAGGCGTCCCCGGACGCCGGAGCGGTCAGCGGGGACGGCGGCCGCAGCTGGCAGCAGTCGAAGACACCGCCGCCGGCCTACCGTTCCGGCGTGGCCTGGCTGCCGCACAGCAGGTCGGCCGCGCTCGCCGTCGGACCGACCGGGACCGATCTGACACTGGACGGCGGCCGCAGCTGGCGCACGGTCGACACCGGTTCGTACGACACGGTGGACTGCACGCCCGACTTCGGGTGCTGGGCATCGGGCGAGAAGGGCCGCGTCGCGCGGCTGGAGTTCTAG
- a CDS encoding (4Fe-4S)-binding protein codes for MSQPKEYEGREATVTFEPRRCLHAAECVRGLPQVFDLDRRPWVQPDGAAADRVAEVVRRCPSGALQYRLSDGAAEEPDRPTTVSRAVAGQLVMRGDLDIRTAHGDRHETRVTLCGCGASGNEPYCDHSGPCAER; via the coding sequence ATGTCCCAACCCAAGGAGTACGAGGGCCGGGAGGCCACCGTCACCTTCGAGCCGCGGCGCTGTCTGCACGCGGCCGAATGCGTACGGGGTCTCCCGCAGGTCTTCGACCTCGACCGGCGGCCGTGGGTGCAGCCCGACGGCGCCGCCGCCGACCGCGTCGCCGAGGTGGTGCGCCGCTGCCCGTCCGGCGCCCTGCAGTACCGGTTGTCCGACGGCGCCGCGGAGGAGCCCGACCGGCCGACCACCGTCAGCCGGGCCGTCGCCGGGCAGCTCGTCATGCGCGGCGATCTCGACATCCGCACCGCGCACGGCGACCGGCACGAGACGCGAGTGACGCTGTGCGGCTGCGGCGCGAGCGGCAATGAGCCGTATTGCGACCATTCGGGGCCCTGCGCCGAGCGGTGA
- a CDS encoding SsgA family sporulation/cell division regulator: MSTVIEQAVQARLVASAPQMESVPITLRYDREDPFAVRMAFPPPATLEGNEVSWAFSRELLAAGIDAPAGVGDVRVRPYGYDRTVVEFHASEGVAMVHVRTSDLRRFLRRVQGMVPDGREHLYLDLDHNLAELLRDAC; the protein is encoded by the coding sequence TTGTCCACCGTCATCGAGCAGGCCGTGCAGGCCCGCCTGGTCGCCTCCGCGCCCCAGATGGAGTCTGTTCCGATAACGCTGCGTTACGACCGCGAGGATCCCTTCGCCGTACGCATGGCCTTCCCGCCCCCGGCGACGCTGGAGGGCAACGAAGTGTCCTGGGCGTTCTCGCGTGAGCTGCTCGCGGCGGGCATCGACGCTCCGGCAGGCGTCGGCGACGTACGCGTCAGGCCCTACGGCTACGACCGCACGGTGGTGGAGTTCCACGCCTCGGAGGGGGTGGCGATGGTGCATGTCCGCACCAGCGACCTGCGCCGCTTCCTCAGGCGCGTCCAGGGCATGGTCCCCGACGGCCGTGAGCATCTCTACCTGGATCTCGACCACAATCTGGCCGAGCTGCTGCGCGACGCCTGCTGA